The Sulfurospirillum halorespirans DSM 13726 genome has a window encoding:
- a CDS encoding 4Fe-4S dicluster domain-containing protein: MAKKYGMIHDNNLCIGCQACNVACRSENQIPESVYRLQVWVKQEEYPNGTLGYEYHRQSCVQCENTPCVSVCPTKASYVNDEGIVLVDVDLCVGCLYCVAACPYQARYVHPITKAPDKCTFCHESRLARGEEPACVTVCPTDALIFGDLNDPKSKINKALSERVTYRQKESLGTQPKMFIVPNHKGGIRS; encoded by the coding sequence ATGGCAAAAAAATATGGAATGATCCACGATAACAATCTTTGCATCGGCTGTCAAGCGTGCAACGTTGCGTGTAGATCGGAAAATCAAATACCAGAATCCGTGTACCGTTTACAAGTATGGGTCAAACAAGAAGAGTACCCCAATGGAACGCTTGGCTATGAATACCACCGCCAATCCTGTGTCCAATGTGAAAACACACCGTGTGTGAGTGTTTGCCCAACTAAAGCGTCTTATGTCAATGACGAGGGCATCGTTTTAGTCGATGTTGATTTGTGTGTGGGCTGTTTGTACTGTGTTGCAGCGTGCCCTTACCAAGCGCGTTATGTGCATCCAATTACCAAAGCGCCTGACAAATGTACTTTCTGCCATGAATCACGATTGGCAAGAGGTGAAGAGCCAGCGTGTGTCACCGTGTGCCCAACAGACGCACTTATTTTCGGTGATCTCAATGATCCGAAAAGCAAGATCAATAAAGCACTCTCAGAGCGCGTCACGTATCGTCAAAAAGAGTCTTTAGGCACTCAACCAAAAATGTTTATTGTACCAAACCACAAAGGAGGGATCAGATCATGA